Genomic window (Streptosporangium brasiliense):
CACCACGCCGACGGTGCCGGCCGTGATCGCCCAGATGTCCGCCACCGGCACGTTCGACATGGCCAGGCACGCCGCTATGGCCCGGTCCACGGCGTCCAGCCGTTCCTGTCTGGGCGTCTCCGCCCCCACGGCCGTGCGCCCGCCGGCGATCACCTCGCCGTTCAGGTCCGTGATGGCCGCGCGCACCTTGTCGACGCCGATGTCCAGACCGAGCACGTATCCGGCGTCCGAGCGGAACCGGTACCTGCGCGCTGGCCGGCCCATGGCACCGGAGGCGGGGGGCACCTCCGCCACCCACCCCCGGTCCATCAGGTCCGCCATCACCTCGTTGATCGAGGCCCGGGACAGGCCGGTGCGCCGCGCGAGCTCGGCGAGCGTGAGCGGCGGCGAACCGCGTAACGCGTGCAGGCTGGCGAGCGAATTCAGCTGGCGCAACCTCTGGAGGTCACCCCCGACACCTTCCATGGCATCCCCTCTTGACTCTTTCGTCGTGCCGCGACTAATGATGTACTCCATTATTAATCACCTGGCTTGCCGGAGATACGAGATTAATGACTGTGAGTCTTGCCGTGCTCGGCGCGGGGATGCGGGGATTCATCTACGCCAGGGAAGCGGTGCGGACCGGACGCGGACGGATCGTGGCCGTCGCCGAGCCCGACCGGGGGCGCAGGGAGAGGTTCGCCGCCGAGTTCGGCCTCTCCCCCGCCGGAACCTTCCATGACTGGGCGGAGATGGCCGCAGCCGGCAAGGTCGCCGACGCCGTCGTGATCGCGACCCAGGACCACCTGCACGTCGACCCCGCGGTGGCCTTCGCGGAGCTGGGCTACCACATCCTGCTGGAGAAACCGATGGCGCCGGTGGAAGCCGACGCCCGGCGGATCGTCGCGGCGGTCCAACGCCATTCGGTCATCCTCGCCGTAGGACATGTCCTGCGCTACACGCCCTACACCCTGGCGCTGAAGGCCGTGATCGACCAGGGCAGGCTCGGCGACCTGGCGAGTGTCCAGCATCTCGAACCGGTCGGCTGGTGGCACCAGGCGCATTCGTTCGTGCGCGGGAACTGGCGGCGGGCCGACACCTCGGGACCCATGCTGCTGACCAAGTCCTGTCATGACATCGACTGGCTGCTGCACGTGATCGGCCTGCGGCCGGTCCGAGTGTCCTCCTTCGGCGGCCTGCTCCACTTCCGGCCGGAGAACCGCCCGGCCGGCGCGGGCGAGCGGTGCACCGGCTGTGCCGTCGAGGCCGACTGCCCCTACTCGGCCACCCGCTTCTACCTGGGCTGCCTGGGCGATCCGAAGACCGAGTTCTGGCCCCTCGGCGCCGTCACCGCCGAGCCGACGGCCGAGGCCGTCCTCCACGCGCTGGAGACCGGTCCCTACGGCCGGTGCGTCTACGACTGCGACAACGACGTGGTGGATCAGCAGGTGGTGTCGATGGAGTTCGAGGGCGGAGTCACCGCGTCGTTCACCATGACCGCGTTCACCCCGCTGGAGCACCGCAGAACCCGGCTGTTCGGCACGCACGGCTATCTCGAGGGAGACGGCACGACACTGCGGATCGTGGACTTCCGCACGGGCGAGGAGGAGCTGATCGACACGCGGAGCGGGGCGGGGGCGTCGGCGGCGGACGGCCACGGAGGAGGAGACGCGGGCCTGACGGCGGCCTTCCTCGACGCCGTGGCCGCGGGAGACCAGACACTGCTCGGATGTGACCCGCATGAGGCACTCGCGGGCCATCTGCTCGTCTGGGCGGCGGAGCGCGCTCGCGAGACCGGGACGGTGCAGACCCTGTGAACTCCGCGTCCGACTTCGAGAGCCCGGCCGAGAGCCCGGCCGGGAATCCGGTGGGCGGCGCCGACACCGTGATCCCCCGGCCGACCCTGATCGCCCCGGCCGAAGGCTGTTTCGTCCTCGGCCATGACACCGCCATCGCCTCCGACCCGGCATTCGAGCATGTGGGCCACTGGCTGCGAGGCGCGCTCGGTCCGGCGACGCGGTTCGCGCTGCCGTCCGGTCCACCCGGCCCCGGAACGATCCAGCTCGTCCACGCGGCGGATCTGGCCGGAGACGCCTACCGCCTCCAGGTCACCTCCGCCACCGTCCGGATCGAGGCGGGCGATCCCGCGGGGGCCTTCTACGGCGCGCAGACCCTGCGCCAGATGCTCCCCGCCGACGCCTTCCGCGCCGGAGCGGTCGGGCGCGGCCCGTGGTCCGTGCCCGCCGTGACCGTCGAGGACGCGCCCCGCTTCGCCTGGCGCGGGGTGCTGATCGACGTCGCGAGGAGGTTCCTCCCCAAGAATGATCTGCTGCGCTACATCGACCTGCTGGCGACGCACAAGCTGAACGTGTTGCACCTGCACCTCACCGACGACCAGGGCTGGCGGCTGGAGATCAAGCGCTTCCCCCGGCTCACCGAGGTCGGCGCGTGGCGCCGCGAGTCGACCGTGGGCGCAGTGGTCCACGGGCAGTACGACGGGCGGCCGCACGGCGGTTACTACACCCAGGACGACATCCGGGAGATCGTCGCCTACGCCGCCGACCGGTTCATCACGGTGGTGCCCGAGATCGACCTGCCCGGTCACACCCAGGCCGCCATCGCCGCCTACCCCGAACTCGGCAACCTCGACGAGCCCCTGCCCGTCGGCACCACCTGGGGTGTGGTGGAGAACGTCCTCAACGTCGAGGACCGCACCATCGCCTTCTTCAAGGCGGTCTTCGACGAGGTGCTGGAGCTCTTCCCCGGCGACTACGTCTGCGTGGGCGGCGACGAGGTCCCGAAGGCGCAGTGGCGCGACAGTCCGGCGGCGAAGGGGCGGATGCGCGAACTCGGGCTGCGGGACGAGGACGAGCTGCAGAGCTGGTTCGTCCACCAGTTCACCGAGTATCTCATCGCCCGCGGGCGCAAGCCGTACGCCTGGGACGAGATCCTGGAAGGCGGCCTGCCGCGCGGCACGACCGTGGCGTCGTGGCGGGGAACCTTCGGGGCCGTCACCGCCGCCAGGCTCGGGCACGACGTGGTGACCTGCCCGTTCACCGATCTCTACCTCGACTTCCGGCAGTCCGGCGATCCGGCGGAGCCGGTGCCCATCGGCAACGTCATCAGCCTTGAGGCCGTCTACGGGTTCGAGCCCGTGCCGCCTGAACTCACCGGGGAGGAGTCACGGCGCGTCCTCGGCGCCCAGGCGAACATCTGGACCGAGCACATCGACTCCCCACGGCATCTCGACTACATGGCCTTCCCGCGACTGGCGGCCTTCGCCGAGGTCGTGTGGGGGCCACGACGGCGCGACTTCACCGACTTCCGCAGGCGCCTGCGTTCCCACGAGCGCCGGCTGGAGGCGCTCGGCGTGGAGTTCAGGCCCGAGCACGGGCCTCACCCGTGGCAGACCCGGCCCGACGCGGCCGGTCTGCCTCATGACCACGCGGAGGTCGACGCGCAGGTCCGGCGGTGGACCGCGAACATCGTCGCCCACTACGGCCGGCCGGAAGTCTGACCGGCCGGCGGCTCCGCGGCCTCCTTTCCGGTATCGCCAGGCGGCCGATTACTCTGTTACCGCCTGGTGTACCAGCACGAGATCGCGCGAGAGCAGGGAAAACACAGTGAAGCTTCTCCACTCCGGGAAGGTCCGCGACGTATACGAGGACCGGGGGGACATCATCCTCGTGGCCTCCGACCGCGTGTCGGTCTACGACGTGATCCTGCCCACGCCCATCCCCGACAAGGGGAAGATCCTCACGCAGCTCTCCCTGTGGTGGTTCGAGCAGCTCGCCGACATCGTGCCCAACCACGTCATCTCCGCCACCGACGTGCCCGCCGAGTTCGAGGGCCGCGCCGTACGGTGCCGGAAGCTGAGGATGGTGCCGGTCGAGTGCATCGCGCGCGGTTACCTGACCGGCGGCGGGCTTGCGGAGTACAGGACACAGGGGGCGGTCTCGGGTGTGCCGCTGCCGCCCGGCCTGGTGGACGGCGACAGGCTCCCCGAGCCGATCTTCACCCCGACCACCAAGGCCCCGCTCGGCCAGCACGACGAGTCCATCGCCTTCGACCAGGTGGTCGCGCAGGAGGGCGCGGAGGTCGCCGCGGAGCTGCGCCGGATCACGCTCGCGGTCTACGGGCGCGGCGCGGAGCTGGCGCGCGAGCGCGGCGTCATCATCGCCGACACCAAGATCGAGCTGGGCTGGGCCGCCGACGGCACGCTCGTGCTCGGTGACGAGGTGCTGACCTCCGACTCCTCGCGGTTCTGGCCCGCCGACCGGTGGGAGCCCGGCCACCCGCAGTTCTCCTTCGACAAGCAGTACGTCCGCGACTGGGCGACCGGCACGGGCTGGGACAAGAAGGAGCCCGCGCCGGAGGTGCCCGCCGAGGTCGTGGAGGCCACCCGGGCCCGCTACGTCGAGGCGTACGAGCGCATCACCGGCAAGACCTGGTAGACCTCCCGTCCGGGCCGGAGACCCCGCGCGGGGCCGGCTCCCGCCCGGCGCGGGTGCCGGCCCCGCGCGTGACGGGCTCCGGGACGCCGGCGCGCCGGTCCGCCGCGACGGGCTCCGGGATACCGGGCCGCGACGGGCTCCGGGACGTCAGTGCGCCAGTCTCCGCTCGGCCGCGGCGCCCACGACGGACCGCTCGGCGGAGACCGGGTGGGCGCCGAAGTCGGCCACGATGCAGGTGATGTTGTCGGGACCGCCGCCCCGGTTCGCCAGGTCGATGAGCCAGCGCGCCGCCTCGGCCGGGTCGTCGATCTCGGTCAGCGTGTTGAAGAGGGTCTCCGGACCGACCACGCCGGTCAGGCCGTCGGAGCAGAGCAGGTAGCGGTCGTCGGGCTGGGCCTCGCGCAGCGACAGGTCCAGCTCACCGTCACCGGTGCCCTCCAGGACCCGCAGCACCATGGACCGGCGCGGGTGCTCGGCGGCCTGCTCCGGGGTGATCCGGCCCTCGTCCACCAGCGACTGGACCAGGGTGTGGTCGTGGGTGATCTGGTAGAGGGCGCCGTCGCGCAGCATGTAGGCGCGGGAGTCGCCGACGTGGGCGAGGGCGAAGGTGGCGCCGTCCCAGAGCATGGCGGTCAGGGTGGTGCCCATCCCCCGCAGCGTGGGGTCCTGCTCGCTCATGTCGTGCAGGGTGTGGTTGACGTCTCTGGCCGCGTCCTTCAGCGCGGCGGTCAGGTCGACACCGCTGTCGGGAAGACGCTCGTCCAGCGCCACCATGGCTGTCACGGCGAGTGAGCTGGCGACCTCTCCACCCGCGTGGCCGCCCATGCCGTCGGCTATGGCGAGCAGGCGCGCGCTCGCGTAGCCCGAGTCCTCGTTCGCCTCACGGCGGACGCCTACGTCGGAGCGGGCCGCGTAGCGCAGTGCCAATCCTTCGTTCAGTGCCATGAAGGCAGTAAAGCATTGGTTGAAGCACTTCACAAGCAAAGGTGTTGTAGACCGTTGCGGCACAGTCAACTACTGTGGCCCAGTATGGAGGAGAGCCAGGACATCACGGTGAACGCGGGCGACATCGCCCGGCTCGCCTCCGTCGGCCGTGCCGCGGTGAGCAACTGGCGCCGCCGCCACGACGACTTTCCCCAGCCCGTGGGCGGTACGGCCTCCAGCCCGCTGTTCTCCCTGCCCGAGATCGCCGCGTGGTTGCGTCGCAACGGCAAATCTTTCGAGGTCTCCCTCGGCGACCTGGTCTGGCAGCGGCTGCGGACCTCGGCCGACGACCTGCGCCTGGGCGACCTGGTGGGCCGGGTCGGCGCGTTCCTGCTGTTCTTGCAACGGGAGCCGGCGGCGTGGCGGGAGCACGGCACACAGTCTCTCACCGGCCTGGCCGCCGCGACGACAGATCTTCCCGGCCACCCCGATCTGCGGCTGGACGACCTCGCGCTCGTCAGGCTGGTGGCCGAACTGGCCGCCGAACGGGGACCGCTGGAGACCTTCGAGTTCCTCTGCGAGCGCTACGTCGAGGCCCACTCCCGCCAGCTCTCGGTCACCCGGGACGACGTGGCCGCGCTGATGTCCCGCCTGGCCGACCCGGACGGGGGGACCGTCCTGGACCCGGCCTGCGGCGTCGGGACCCTCCTGCTGCACACCGGCTCCCCGCTCGGCCAGGAGATCAACGAGACGAACGCGCTGCTCGCCGCCGTCCGGCTGCTGCTGCGCGGGGCCGGGGCGCGGATCGTCGCCGGCGACTCGCTGCGCGAGGACGGCCTGGCCGGCGAGCTCGCCGACGCCGTGGTCTGCGACCCCCCTTTCAACGAGCGCGCGTGGGGCTACGAGGAGCTGACCGGCGACCCCCGCTGGGAGTACGGCCTGCCGCCGCGCGGGGAGTCCGAGCTCGCCTGGGTGCAGCACTGCCTGGCCCATGTCCGGCCGGGCGGCCTGGTGGCGATCCTGATGCCGGCCGCGGCGGCCGGGCGCCGCCCCGGCAAACGGATCCGGGGCAACCTGCTGCGCACCGGGGCGCTGCGGGCCGTGGTGACGCTCGGCCCCGGCGGTCCCGACCTGTGGATGCTGCGCCGCCCCGACGGCGGGCGGCCCCCCTCCCAGCTGCTGATGATGGACGCGGGCGAGGACCTGTCGGCCGTGGAGGCCGCCTGGCGGGCCTACACACGGGACCCGGAGGCCGAGCTGTCCGGCGACTGCCGTACGGTGCGGATCATCGACCTGCTCGACGACGAGGTGGACCTCAGCCCGGCCCGGCACCGCCCGCAGCAGGGCGGCCCCGACTTCCTGCGGGACTTCACCGGCACCCTCGACCGCTTCCGTGACATCACGGCCACGCTGCCGGAGGGGCCTCCGGCCCTTGAGCTGCTCGCCGAACGGCAGGACCTGCCGACCACCACCGTCGGCGAGCTGGCCAAGGCGGGCCTGATCTCCATCCTGCAGGCCCCGGCCAAGATGTCGGCCGAGGAGGGACCGCTCCCGGTCCTGACCGCCGACGACACCGCCCTGGGCGCGTCTCCCTCCGGATGGACCACCCTCGACCCCGCCCTGGTCATGGTCAGGCCCGGTGACGTCGTGACCACCGCCCTGGGCGCGGTCCGGGTGATCACGCGGAGCGGCGCGGCGCTCGGTCCGCAGCTCACCCTCTACCGGGTGGACCCGCAGCGGCTCGACCCCGACTTCCTCGCCGGGTTCCTGCGCTCGGCCGACGCCACCCGCGTCCACTCCAGCTCCAGCCGCCTCGACGTGCGGCGGGCGCGGGTACCCATGCTGCCCCTGGCCGACCAGCGGAAGTACGGCACGGCCTTCCGCGAGCTGTTCGCGTTGGAAGACCGGGTGCGCGAGACGACGGCGCTGGGGGAAACGCTGATCCGGCTAGGCTTTGACGGACTGGTCGACGGCCACCTCCGGCCGTGCGACCAAGGGGTGTGATCCCCGCGACGTCCACGGGAGGGTCGGATGGTCATCGGCGACCGATACGTGCTCGACGACCTCCCTCTCGCCCAGGGCGGCATGGGCGCCGTCTACGGCGGCCACGACAAGCACCTCGACCGCAGGGTGGCCGTCAAGTTCCTGCGGCTGCTGACCGGCCCCGACGAGGAGCTGAACCGGCGTTTCCTCCGTGAGGCCCGCATCCTGGCGAAGCTGGAGCACCCCGGCGCGCCGGTCCTCTACGACTTCGGCACCTTCGACCACCGGCTCTTCCAGGTGATGCAGTTCATCGACGGCGTCACCGTGGCCGACCTGCTCAGCGAGCACGGCCCCCTCCCGGTCCCCTGGGCGGCCGCGATCGCCGCCCAGGCCTGCGCCGTGCTGTCGGCCGCCCACGCGCTGTCCATCTACCACCGCGACCTCAAGCCGACCAACCTGATGCTCTGCCCCGACGGCAGCGTCAAGGTCCTCGACTTCGGCCTCGCCATGCTCCGCGAGACCGACTCCACCCGCTTCACCCGGGTCGGCCAGATCCTCGGCACCCCGGCCTACATGGCTCCCGAGCAGATCCAGCGCGGCCTCGTCGATCCCCGCAGTGACCTCTACGCCCTCGGCTGCGTCATCCACGAGATGCTCACGGGCCGGCAGCTGTTCACCGGGCCCACCGAATACGCCGTCTACGAGCGCCAGGTGAAGGAACGGCCGCCCGCCGTCCCGGGCGTCCCGGCCGAGCTGAACCGGCTGATCGAGGACCTCCTGGAGAAGGACCCCGACCGGCGCCCCGCCGGGGCCGAGATCCTCTACGAACGCCTGCAGCCCTTCGCCGTCGACCTGCCCATGCTCCCCGGCTTCCTCAACCCTCCGTCGGTCCCCAGCCCCGGCCGGATGTACGCCCGGGTCGTCGGCCGCGTCCTCGCCTGAGGCGGGCGGCCCGGAGCGGGCCAGGACGGCCGCGATCACCACCGGCGCGCGGCCGCCACATCTCGCTGCAACCGCTCACAAGAGGACCACAAGTCGCACCGGGCACGCTGTGCACGCTTGCATCAGAAGCAGAGGAAGCGTGACAGACATATGTTCTCCAGACCATGGTGGCGACCGGCTCTGACAGCGGTGGCCGCCTTCTCGCTGTCGGCGGGCCTGCTCGCCGCACCCGCCCAGGCGGCCCCGTCGGTGGCGGTGGCGGGCGTGCAGGCGGCCCCGTCGGTGGCGGTGGCGGGCGTGCGGGCGACCCCGGGCCGCCAGGCGGGGCGGTGCCCGGCCGCGGTGGTGTTCTCGGCCACGGTCACCGTCAAGGGCGCGGCCCGGGTGAAATACCGCTGGGTGCGCGGCGACGGCACCAAGGGCGCGGTCAGGACGGCGAAGGCCGGGACGGGGATCAAGCTCCAGGAGCGGCGGACCTTCTCCCGCAGCACCCGTGGCTGGCAGGCCGTACAGGTGCTCAGTCCGAAGAAGCTGACGTCCGGGCGGGCCCACTTCTCCGTCACCTGCCAGGGGTCCACCGACGTCGAGACCCCCAGGTCGCCCGCCGAGGGGCAGGGGCCCGCGCCGCGCGCCTCGGCCGAGGTGGCGGGGGGCAACACCTACTCGGGCCCGTGCGCGGCCCCCGGCAGGACCATTGACTTCGTCGGCACGATCCGCGTCTCGCGTGTCCCCGCGGCCGTCTCCTACCGGTGGGCCGACAGCGACGGAGGCCCGCTCGGCCGGCAGGACCTCTGGTTCTCGGCCAAGGACTCGCCGCGACGCACGGTCGGCGCGAGCCGCACCTTCCTCGCCGGCCAGTCCGGCACCCGGTGGATCGAGATCCTGGACCGCCACGGGAAGGTCCTGAGCACCTCGGCCAAGGTCCCGTACTCGGTGACCTGCACGCCGACGCCCGCGCCGGTGACCGCCTCGGTGACGGGCGTCCGGGTCGACCCGGCCGCCTACCGCGGGACGTGCGCCGCGCCGCTCACCTTCACCTTCACCGCCGATCTCGCCGTCTCCAAGCCGGCCAAGGTCACCTACCGGTGGATCCGCGGCGACGGCACGACGGTCCCCGGCGAGTGGGAGTTCAAGGACGCCAAGGACCTGACCAAGACGGTCAGCCTCACCTGGCCGGTGGCCGACCCCGCCAAGGTGGCCGGCGGGTCCGCGACGGTGCAGATCACCTCGCCGGGCAGGTCGGAGGCGGGTCCCGCGAAGTTCACGATCACCTGCGAGGACACCGGGCCCGGCACGGTGACGGTGTCGGATCCCGTGATCACCACCTGGAGCCGGGGCGGCGGCGAGTGCACCACCCAGAACCCGTACCAGGTGACCGCCGCGTCGATGATCACCGCGCCGAAGGGCGCGGGCTTCCCGCTCGACGTCACCTACCGGTGGCGGTGGGCGGACGGCGGCTACTGGCACAAGGAGACGGTGAAGATCACCGGGCCTGGGCCCCACCGGGTGGCCCACCAGTGGTTCGTCCAGCGGAGTCAGGCAGGCAAGGTCTTCGTGGACGTCCTCACCCCCACGCCGGTGAAGTCCGGGACCACGGAGTACTCGGTGACGTGCGACGGCAGGCCGCCCGTCCCGAACACCGGCGGCGTGGTGACCTCGGTGACCGACGCGAAGATCACGCCGTCCTCCCACACGGGCACGTGCCCGGTCGACCTGAAGGCCGTCGCGACGATCACGGTGTCGGCCCCGACCAGTGGGCCCGTCGAATACGCCTGGGTGTTCGACAACGGCACCTCCAGCCCCACCGCCCAGGTCGACTTCCCGGCCGGCGGCCCCCTCACCAAGACGGTGGTGTGGGACGAGTGGCGGGCCGTCAAGACCAGCGGTCCGGTGACCGGCTACCTGCGGACCGTCACGCCCAACACGGCGGTGTCGTCCCCCGTCTCCTACTCCGTCACCTGCGCCTGAGCACCACCCCCGGCCATCGGTGACGGCACCCGCGACCGCGCGACCCGCGTCGCGGGTGCCGTCACCCGGCCTCTGCCGGACGGCATAGCCGGCGGCGCCGGAACGGCCGCGGACCTGCCGAACGGCCCATGGCCCGCCGTCCCGGCGGCGGGGACGCTTGATCCATGACAACTGTTACGGCTCCACCTCGTCCGGGACCCTCGATGAGGTCACGCCTGCCGGCCTGGGCCGGTTACGCCGCGGCGCTCTGGTCGCTCGCCTACGGCCTGCTCGGCCTGCGCTGGGCGCTGGGCGGGCCGGGCTTCCCCTGGGGCGCGAGCGACCCCGATCCCGACGGGGCGCTGTCCATCCTCTCGGGCGCCCGCCCGCAGCCGGGCGGATGGTGGATCGCCGGCCTGGGGCTGGCCTGCGCGGTGCTGTCACTGGTGCTCGCCGTGGTCCGGGGACGGGGCCCGCTGCGGATGGTGCCGCCCGCCCTCGCCTGGCCGGCCGCCGTGGCGCTGATGCTGGTGATCCCCGACTCCCGCCTCATGATGGGCGTCGCCTACACGCCGCTCCTGCTGGTCGCGCCCCTGTTCGGCTGGGACCTCGGCGGCGCCGGCCTGCTCGACGTCTGGCCTTGGGAGGTGGTCAACCAGCTGCTGTGCGTGCTCGGCGGGGTGCTCCTGGCCGCGGCCGCCCTGTCCTACCACCGCCGCGGCAGGCGGGCCTGCGCCGGCTGCGGCCGTACGGCGGGCGGCGGAGGCTGGACGGCCCCGGCCGCCGCGGCTCGCTGGGGGCGCCGGGCCGTCCACGTGGCCGCCACGGTGCCACTGGTGTACTGCGCGACCCGATGGGCCTGGGCCCTGGGCATCCCGCTGGGGGTCAGCGAGGAGTTCCTCGCCGAGGGCTCCCGCGACACCCCGGGGATCTGGCTGGCGGGGGCCTACCTGGCCACCTTCGGAGCACTGGGCGGGATCCTCACCCTGGGGCTGACCCAGCGCTGGGGCGAGGTCTTCCCCCGGTGGATCCCCGGCCTGCGCGGCAGGCGGGTCCCGCCGCCGCTCGCCGTCGTCCCCGCCGCGTTCGTCTCGGTCATCGTCACCGTGGCGGGCCTGACCTACATCCGCTGGACGGTCGCGGGCCGCTTCGAGCTCTCCGAGGTGGGCGCCTGGCTCCCGGAGACGTTCTGGCCGATCTGGGGAGCGGCCCTGGCCGCCGCCGCCCTCGCCTACCACCTGCGCAGACGCGGCCGGTGCCGGCGCTGCGGCCGGCTGTGACGCGGACCGTCCACGACGTGGGCCGCCGGTGACGCGGAAGGCCCGCCGTGGCTCGCCACGGCGGGGCGGGCCGGGGAGAATGCGACGCATGGAAGGTCGATGGATCGAAGTGGCCGACAGGGTGCTGGTGCGCCGTTACACGGAACTGGACCTGTCGGTGGGACTGGTCATGGGTGACGGCGGCTGCCTGGTGGTCGACACGCGAGGCGACGAGCGGCAAGGGGCGGAGCTCGCCGCGGAGGTGCGGCGGATCACCCGGGATCCGTGGACGGTGGTGATCACTCACTCGCACTTCGACCACAGCTTCGGCACCCGGCCGTTCCTGGACTGCCCCGTCTGGGCGCAGGAGGGGTGCCGGGCCGACCTGATCGCGGACGGGGCCGGGACGAAGGAGGCCTGGGCGCGGCGTTACCGGCAGGAGGGACGTGCCGACATCGCCGACGACATCGCCAAGACGGAGATCGTGCTGCCGGACCGCCTCGTGACCGACCGGGCGGAGCTGACCGTCGGCGGGCGCGAGATCGTCATGGCCTACTTCGGCCGCGGCCACTCCAGCAACGACCTCGTGGTCCACGTCCCGGACGCCGGTGTGGTGTTCGCCGGTGACCTGGTGGAGAACGGCGCGCCGCCGGCGTACGGCGACGCCTACCCGCTCGAATGGCCGGCCGCCGTCGCCGGGCTGCTCGGGCTGGCCGGCGAGGGCACCGTGGTGCCCGGCCACGGGGATCCGATGGACCGCCGGTCCGTCACCGCCCAGCACGCCGATATCACCGCCGTCGCCGGGCTCTGCCGGGAGGTGGCCGCCGGCCGGATGAGCGTGCCGGAGGCCGTACGGCTGTCGCCCTACCCCGAGGACACCATCAGGGCCGCCCTCCAGCGTCCGGCGGGCTAGGTCCCGTCCGGACCGGGCGGGTGGCCGGTCGATCGGGGCCGGTCCCGGCGGCCCTTCACAGCACCGCGAATCTGGCCGCGCCTCCCGGGGCGAACTCGGTGTGGATGCGGTGGAGGGGCACTCCCAGGCCGAGCAGGCGGTTGGCGGTCACCCGCACCATGTCGGGCGAGCCGCACACGAAGACGTCTCCGTCGGGGACGATCCGGTGATACTCCAGGGCGTCCACCGCGCTCTGCCTGCGCCACTGGTCGGGATCGTCGGAGATCGCGTGGACGATCCGCAGGCGCCTGTGGTCCGAACGCAGGCGTTGCAGGTCTTCGTTGTCGTAGGCGTCGACGCTGCGCCGGACACCGTGGAAGAGATCGATGGCGGGGCGGTCGGGCACCC
Coding sequences:
- a CDS encoding serine/threonine-protein kinase, with the protein product MVIGDRYVLDDLPLAQGGMGAVYGGHDKHLDRRVAVKFLRLLTGPDEELNRRFLREARILAKLEHPGAPVLYDFGTFDHRLFQVMQFIDGVTVADLLSEHGPLPVPWAAAIAAQACAVLSAAHALSIYHRDLKPTNLMLCPDGSVKVLDFGLAMLRETDSTRFTRVGQILGTPAYMAPEQIQRGLVDPRSDLYALGCVIHEMLTGRQLFTGPTEYAVYERQVKERPPAVPGVPAELNRLIEDLLEKDPDRRPAGAEILYERLQPFAVDLPMLPGFLNPPSVPSPGRMYARVVGRVLA
- a CDS encoding PP2C family protein-serine/threonine phosphatase translates to MALNEGLALRYAARSDVGVRREANEDSGYASARLLAIADGMGGHAGGEVASSLAVTAMVALDERLPDSGVDLTAALKDAARDVNHTLHDMSEQDPTLRGMGTTLTAMLWDGATFALAHVGDSRAYMLRDGALYQITHDHTLVQSLVDEGRITPEQAAEHPRRSMVLRVLEGTGDGELDLSLREAQPDDRYLLCSDGLTGVVGPETLFNTLTEIDDPAEAARWLIDLANRGGGPDNITCIVADFGAHPVSAERSVVGAAAERRLAH
- a CDS encoding N-6 DNA methylase — its product is MEESQDITVNAGDIARLASVGRAAVSNWRRRHDDFPQPVGGTASSPLFSLPEIAAWLRRNGKSFEVSLGDLVWQRLRTSADDLRLGDLVGRVGAFLLFLQREPAAWREHGTQSLTGLAAATTDLPGHPDLRLDDLALVRLVAELAAERGPLETFEFLCERYVEAHSRQLSVTRDDVAALMSRLADPDGGTVLDPACGVGTLLLHTGSPLGQEINETNALLAAVRLLLRGAGARIVAGDSLREDGLAGELADAVVCDPPFNERAWGYEELTGDPRWEYGLPPRGESELAWVQHCLAHVRPGGLVAILMPAAAAGRRPGKRIRGNLLRTGALRAVVTLGPGGPDLWMLRRPDGGRPPSQLLMMDAGEDLSAVEAAWRAYTRDPEAELSGDCRTVRIIDLLDDEVDLSPARHRPQQGGPDFLRDFTGTLDRFRDITATLPEGPPALELLAERQDLPTTTVGELAKAGLISILQAPAKMSAEEGPLPVLTADDTALGASPSGWTTLDPALVMVRPGDVVTTALGAVRVITRSGAALGPQLTLYRVDPQRLDPDFLAGFLRSADATRVHSSSSRLDVRRARVPMLPLADQRKYGTAFRELFALEDRVRETTALGETLIRLGFDGLVDGHLRPCDQGV
- a CDS encoding beta-N-acetylhexosaminidase; this encodes MIPRPTLIAPAEGCFVLGHDTAIASDPAFEHVGHWLRGALGPATRFALPSGPPGPGTIQLVHAADLAGDAYRLQVTSATVRIEAGDPAGAFYGAQTLRQMLPADAFRAGAVGRGPWSVPAVTVEDAPRFAWRGVLIDVARRFLPKNDLLRYIDLLATHKLNVLHLHLTDDQGWRLEIKRFPRLTEVGAWRRESTVGAVVHGQYDGRPHGGYYTQDDIREIVAYAADRFITVVPEIDLPGHTQAAIAAYPELGNLDEPLPVGTTWGVVENVLNVEDRTIAFFKAVFDEVLELFPGDYVCVGGDEVPKAQWRDSPAAKGRMRELGLRDEDELQSWFVHQFTEYLIARGRKPYAWDEILEGGLPRGTTVASWRGTFGAVTAARLGHDVVTCPFTDLYLDFRQSGDPAEPVPIGNVISLEAVYGFEPVPPELTGEESRRVLGAQANIWTEHIDSPRHLDYMAFPRLAAFAEVVWGPRRRDFTDFRRRLRSHERRLEALGVEFRPEHGPHPWQTRPDAAGLPHDHAEVDAQVRRWTANIVAHYGRPEV
- a CDS encoding phosphoribosylaminoimidazolesuccinocarboxamide synthase; protein product: MTTRRSTRRSGGGPRTSSPTTAGRKSDRPAAPRPPFRYRQAADYSVTAWCTSTRSRESRENTVKLLHSGKVRDVYEDRGDIILVASDRVSVYDVILPTPIPDKGKILTQLSLWWFEQLADIVPNHVISATDVPAEFEGRAVRCRKLRMVPVECIARGYLTGGGLAEYRTQGAVSGVPLPPGLVDGDRLPEPIFTPTTKAPLGQHDESIAFDQVVAQEGAEVAAELRRITLAVYGRGAELARERGVIIADTKIELGWAADGTLVLGDEVLTSDSSRFWPADRWEPGHPQFSFDKQYVRDWATGTGWDKKEPAPEVPAEVVEATRARYVEAYERITGKTW
- a CDS encoding MBL fold metallo-hydrolase, with protein sequence MEGRWIEVADRVLVRRYTELDLSVGLVMGDGGCLVVDTRGDERQGAELAAEVRRITRDPWTVVITHSHFDHSFGTRPFLDCPVWAQEGCRADLIADGAGTKEAWARRYRQEGRADIADDIAKTEIVLPDRLVTDRAELTVGGREIVMAYFGRGHSSNDLVVHVPDAGVVFAGDLVENGAPPAYGDAYPLEWPAAVAGLLGLAGEGTVVPGHGDPMDRRSVTAQHADITAVAGLCREVAAGRMSVPEAVRLSPYPEDTIRAALQRPAG
- a CDS encoding Gfo/Idh/MocA family protein is translated as MTVSLAVLGAGMRGFIYAREAVRTGRGRIVAVAEPDRGRRERFAAEFGLSPAGTFHDWAEMAAAGKVADAVVIATQDHLHVDPAVAFAELGYHILLEKPMAPVEADARRIVAAVQRHSVILAVGHVLRYTPYTLALKAVIDQGRLGDLASVQHLEPVGWWHQAHSFVRGNWRRADTSGPMLLTKSCHDIDWLLHVIGLRPVRVSSFGGLLHFRPENRPAGAGERCTGCAVEADCPYSATRFYLGCLGDPKTEFWPLGAVTAEPTAEAVLHALETGPYGRCVYDCDNDVVDQQVVSMEFEGGVTASFTMTAFTPLEHRRTRLFGTHGYLEGDGTTLRIVDFRTGEEELIDTRSGAGASAADGHGGGDAGLTAAFLDAVAAGDQTLLGCDPHEALAGHLLVWAAERARETGTVQTL